In Lolium perenne isolate Kyuss_39 chromosome 5, Kyuss_2.0, whole genome shotgun sequence, the sequence TGCATTTCATTGTCAATAGTTGATCATGAATGTCCCTAGATTCCACAGAAATTGTTGTTCTCAGTTTATGAGCAAAGTTGTCCATCAGACTGGAAGGAGAATCAGATGTTCACTTATTGGTGCACAGTGGATGCAGAATTCTGACTGCTAAATTATGCTGATGAAATATATATACTCAATCAGCTGCCATTATCTGTCTATAACTATTTGAGCACTGTTTCTAGGATAATAGTTCCATGTGTACCTTGCAAACGAGAAGTTATTTGCTTCAATGGAAAGTTGGAAACTAGACATGAATGAGATAATACAAATACTGGAACGTGTGTGCAATAATGCTGGCATGCTGCTGCTTTCTACATTGTTCTAGGGTTTAAGGGTTAGGTCGTAAGGGTTAAAGCATACAAACTGCAGACACTCATGTTGAGTGGTAGATATTGCATTGTTTCTGGGATGACTTATTCATCTAGCAAAAATGGCATAGTTCTTCAGAAATCAATGCGTGTCATTGATTCTAGCTTCACACCGCGGATTTTCATGTGTAAATATGTGTCAATTGCACAAAACGAAAGGGAGGATGATAGAAATTTTGTCTGAACAAATCCAGTCCGTCTTGTTTTAGCATGCAAAATAGAGTAGAATACCACATGTATGGCTTGATACGAAACTTTGCAACTGAGGCATGATATATCACATGAAAAATCAGGAGAATCAAAGGTTCGCCAAGGAGAACGCCTCCTGATCCTGGGTGCAAAACTTAAAATTTCAACTGTCAAAAAAAGTCCAAAAAAACAGGTAATCCTTTTTATGCTTCTACAGTTTCATTGGAAAAAGGAATAAGTTTTCGCCGTATAAGAATAACAAAATTTAGTGCTAATTTTCTGCCCTGAAGAACTGTCTCCTTGTAGGAGTACCCCTGGGACTGGAGAAAAGAGAAGGAACCATTTGGACTTCTTTCTAGTCGTGCGGAGCGTTGTGAAAACACGGTGCTAAGAGTATCTTTCTGGTCTTAGACCTAAGCGTAGCAGTTGGATCATCACCATATTCTGATGTGAGGATCCCGATCTCATGGACAACGACTTCAGGAATCAGGAAGGCGGTGGGACAGCTAAAGAAGCAGATATTCAGGCCTCGGAACCCACAGAAAAATGGTGCCTCCAAGAGATGGGACATAGGCATCTTCCAAGCCAGGAGCCAGGAGTGAGAAAGCTACAAACACACAAGAGGAGAAAGCATCACATGCCTCGAGACGTTTCACCAGGTGAAGGGCCAATTGTGCTCTGAGAGGAGAAATGCCAACATCGCTACCGATAGCATCCACGGCGACACAAGATGATAATAGAGACCAGGACTTGATGGCATCATGTCATGCCACTAGATGAAACAATATCAGAACATATGACACTACAGTACTGCTACTATGGTGGGTGTGTTACTTCCTTCCAGAACATTCCAGCATCATCAGATATCTTGTAAAAAGTACCACTGACATCGGATTCTTATTTTGCAAAAGCCGATAACACAATGCAACACTACATGCAGTAAAATGACCAATTGATGCATCGGAGCCAAGGCAACAGATATTACTTTAACAGATGTCGCATATTTCTCTCTTAAATTTATACCATAGTCTAACCTGTACCATGGTAACCAGACTTCAAAGCACCACTCTAAAGTCTCTAACCCATACCAAAGATTTCTAAGCAGACTCATGTttacagtagtaccgatagaggggatgctatgaagaagtttatCTAAATTCATCAGAAGACAGTCGAGATAGAAGAGAACATTGTATGCTAACAACAGGGGGGGAAACTGTAAGCTGACAGTTACGAGAAGCATGCTTGAAATCTTTTATCAAGCATGCTCCTGTTACCAGGACGCACGAGGAAGGGCATTGTTTTTAGCATCTGAAGTGATGTACAGTTTTTTACATGATAGGTCTTTCCACAGCTCCCATTCAACTGTCTTGGACCAGGTTGGTTGGCTCACTCAACACATACTTGGGAAGTTCATATTTAGCACCTGAAATGTTAATAGCTCTCATAAACGACCTGAACACAATTGAAAGAATGAAAACAATTACACAGTCGAGAATCAAACCTCTTTCATCGTAGCAGAGAGTCAGGTCAGCATTTGAAACAATTACACCCGCACTTTCCACAATTGTCTGCGCAAGGGCTACCTCAGACTCTGCTGCAACACGAAGGGCATCCCAAATTTCTGTAGAAGGCTTAAATGGTTAGTGCATGATTGAATCTGCATGAGCAGCTAAAAGAACCACATTATCCAAGCAGAAAAGGGAAGCCTAGCTCGACTGATAGTTCAATATGAAGCAAAAATATGTAAAGACACTGATAGAAAAAAGGAGTAAGAAGCACCTTTCTGACCACCATAGTGAGGAGCTGTGTCCCAAAACTCATCACGCATCTGCCTGAGCTGGCCAATTGTAATCGGCTGGGGGTGCTTCCAGGGCTTAGGTTTCCTGACTTTCTTTGTAACTTCTGCATAATTAAAAAATAAATCTCATTGCATGAGATGACCAGTGAAGCCTGAAGAAGTTTAGAGTGAATGATATTATAGTAAATTTGGCACATGTCGAATAGCACAAGTTTTTTTCTCTCTAGAAAATTCATGTCTATGGAACAGGAGCATCCTTATATAACTGTACATTTTATTAAAAGCTTACTTTCAAACCTAAAGAAATCTTTCCTAGCCAACTACCTTGTTATTTGTTAGTACTATGTGTAACATGAATATACTCATTACATATGACAAATAGCAAATTTTTACCACCAACAGACTACCTTATAGGGGAAAAACATAAATCAAAATCAATCTATGTAAATAACACACGATAGCAATAATTAAATATTCAATGGACAATATTTGATCCATGTGGAAGATTAAAGCACAGATATGTATTTAATAATGTTCTTCAGTCTAACTGCTTGAGAGTAGACGTTGTCAGTGAGTAATCAGGCATGTATTTCATAAATAGATCTCCATAAAGTCATCAACTCTACACATTGTGCCTATCTAAAATACTGGCAAGTGTCGAGCCATAGAATGAAAATCGCAATTGTATTGTATATTTTCAACAGATATAATATGATGCATCAGCACTTACATATTACTACTGTCATGCCTCGTGCGTCACATGCCTCTCCTTTATCGATTAGCAAACCCCACAAGACTTGTTCAAAACATTAAGTACCATCTTAAACTAGTAGTTTAGCAAAGTCTAGTCCTTGTGGGTAGATTTTGTCAGGCTTCAGGCAAATCAGGTCAAACTAAATGATCACCCATATTCTTTAATGAATATTGACACAATCATGAGTTTATTACGAGTTTACAGATACAAAGCTATTAAATCTAGCTGAACATCCGTAAAAGACAACTCTGCTCAACTGTAATAATCAAGAAAAACACATCATGTATAGTTCCAGCTTGCAGTATCCAACTTGCACAAAATGCCATGTTTCTTGTACCGGGACAGAACAGGTCACAAAAATAATACTGTGTATTGCATAATAACAACTACTACATAGCACAAAAGAAAACAGAAACCTCCAAATATATAGAAAAAATGTTAATCAAACCCACAATAATGCAATAGTAGATGTTAAGACTGAATCTTGCTGACTGCTATGCTAGCTAATTACTTCAGTACAAATTATACAGACATCCAAACTCTGAGTGGTGTAGCAAGTCATagctgtgcatgctatgctatccAATCAAGAAACATTCAGGTCAAACACAAGAAATCTGAAGAAATAAAACTTTCTCTCAAGAAGACAATTTCGTCACCAATGCTAAATTTGGAATATCCACCTCAAAGTTCAACAACATCCTGAGTCTTTCACAGCTTAACAACTTTGGAAGatccaaacaaaaaaaaaatcttcatGTCCATGGACTGACGGATCATGATCACCTCTTCACCAAACTATGATTCACGAAATCAGAAACTGTCCTATAACATcaggaaataaaatgcataagaagTTCAATTTGCAATCGTGCTGCCACTCAACACTGCAATCTAATTCAGCACAGGAAACAAAATGTATAAGAGGTTCAATTTGCACTCATGCAGTCACTCAATAGCATAATCAAATTCAGCAAGAGCACTCTCCAATTACGCAAGGGGGAGCAGCTCCATCTTCCCCAAGAATCTCATCCTAACAAACTCATCATTCTACAAGGACACCCACACAACAGATTAATCCATTCAGTTCCCCAATGGGCATAAGTTTGATCCTGCAATTTTTACCCAGTCTCAAGAGGCCAGGAGCCCAAATCACAACAGAACCAATAATCGTTCCCATGAAGGCACCACTCAAATCCCTGCCCGCCCCTTCAGCGACCAGCCACATACACACCATGAAGTGACAACTGTAACCTAACTCAAATTGGAACCAAGAACTCAATTCCTGCCGAGCACAGCTCGACCAATAACCCATTCCCACAAGGCAACAACCCAACCGAGTGCCATCTACTCCATCGCAATCCATGCCCTAGAGAGACCAACAAATTCATCAC encodes:
- the LOC127300762 gene encoding uncharacterized protein — translated: MGCVGSTPKGAAAAGGGKTAEVTKKVRKPKPWKHPQPITIGQLRQMRDEFWDTAPHYGGQKEIWDALRVAAESEVALAQTIVESAGVIVSNADLTLCYDERGAKYELPKYVLSEPTNLVQDS